The following are from one region of the Planctomycetota bacterium genome:
- the yajC gene encoding preprotein translocase subunit YajC, whose translation MAIAPPDPPHAPFPSAPRRACPTCVSTTTLSGFPLEIVPNRRRDAGRHPVMPPSVVLPLTPLPVGGVAGLVCQVAAPADAPAGAAPPGGVAEQVFPWVTLPLILLLGWFMVLRPEQERQKKQDRLLGGLKKNDRVLTSAGIYGTVANVDRDGQRVTLKVDDSGSVKITVTLSSIARVLDASEAGVAAGD comes from the coding sequence ATGGCGATCGCCCCGCCCGATCCGCCACACGCCCCTTTCCCGTCGGCACCGCGGCGGGCTTGTCCGACGTGCGTCTCGACCACTACATTGAGCGGTTTTCCTCTCGAAATCGTTCCGAATCGCCGGCGTGATGCCGGTCGGCACCCTGTCATGCCGCCATCCGTCGTCCTGCCGTTGACCCCCCTGCCCGTCGGCGGCGTCGCCGGCCTCGTCTGCCAGGTGGCCGCCCCGGCCGATGCCCCTGCCGGGGCCGCACCACCGGGTGGGGTTGCCGAGCAGGTCTTCCCGTGGGTCACGCTCCCCCTGATCCTGCTGCTCGGCTGGTTCATGGTGCTGCGCCCCGAGCAGGAACGGCAGAAGAAGCAGGATCGGCTCCTCGGGGGGCTCAAGAAGAACGACCGCGTGCTCACCAGCGCGGGGATCTACGGCACCGTGGCCAACGTCGATCGCGACGGGCAACGGGTCACGCTCAAGGTCGATGATTCCGGGTCGGTGAAGATCACGGTGACCCTGTCGAGCATCGCCCGGGTGCTCGACGCCTCCGAGGCCGGGGTCGCCGCCGGGGATTGA
- the gyrA gene encoding DNA gyrase subunit A — MFKTSPTFLGPTADRMESDPLADSDTPPDPPAEDGDAGSPPLPESGAGADGAGVSRDSAGGRLIDLPIEQELKDSYLTYAMSVIVARALPDVRDGLKPSQRRILVAMNDLNLSPGASRVKCAKISGDTSGNYHPHGESVIYPTLVRMAQEWNMRHVLIDKQGNFGSIAGLPAAAMRYTEARLSPIAALMLDDLDLDTVDFVPSYDERNTEPVVLPSSFPNLLVNGAGGIAVGMATSIPPHNLGEICRALVALIDSPGVSMAELLEIVPGPDFPTGGIVMGREALVRGYLTGRSTITLRARARVEEFGKNRHRIVVAEIPYQQTRDAIEEKIAELVNDDRIKGISAIRNESDLKEPVRLILELKRDADPDVVLNQLYQFSPLQTSFSLIFLALVDGKPRILSFKNMLEEFLRHRITVIRRRTQHLLQKARSRKHVLEGLLVALANIDEVIRIIRSSRSQAEAKERLCGLEAPAALLRQALGDEGFALLQEERGQSESYGLTPVQADAILRLTLGQLVNLEQEKLAGEHRELLSRIGEFRRLLAGDAGIRAVIRQELLDLAAKHADERRTEISGEAGDIRDMAELITEATMVVTISRAGYVKRTAADTYRAQRRGGKGLTGARTDEEDPIEHLFVASTHDWLLVFTTLGKVFSMRVFELPELARDAKGRALVNLLEFESGERVADCRAVADFEDREQYLLLATRAGMVKKTALEQYRRRRTKGLIAVKLREGDELVDAVVTRPGDELILATAKGMAIRFPEGDARPMGRDTSGVRGIKLGSGDRVVGMVVADPNATLLTVCGNGYGKRTPFGAGTPLAGPGPAEDGGADVEPPETEAEEAEAEGGDGDGGSSGMRYRTQHRGGKGVRDIKATSRNGEVVSIVSVGDDDQVLMMTARGKIQRVNVREIKSIGRNTQGVRIMRLDEGDSLAAVVPVPPGEQDESMEDGGDGSVAPSPEA; from the coding sequence ATGTTCAAGACTTCCCCAACCTTTCTCGGCCCCACCGCGGACCGGATGGAGAGCGATCCGTTGGCCGATTCCGACACCCCTCCCGATCCGCCCGCCGAAGACGGTGACGCCGGATCGCCCCCCCTGCCGGAATCCGGCGCCGGGGCCGATGGGGCAGGGGTCTCCCGCGACTCCGCCGGTGGCCGCCTCATCGACCTGCCGATCGAGCAGGAGCTGAAGGACAGCTACCTGACCTACGCGATGAGCGTCATCGTCGCCCGGGCGTTGCCCGACGTCCGCGACGGGCTCAAGCCGTCGCAGCGGCGGATTCTCGTCGCGATGAACGACCTCAACCTCTCCCCGGGGGCGTCCCGGGTGAAGTGCGCGAAGATCAGCGGCGATACCAGCGGCAACTACCACCCGCACGGCGAGAGCGTCATCTACCCGACGCTCGTGCGCATGGCCCAGGAATGGAACATGCGTCACGTGCTCATCGACAAGCAGGGCAACTTCGGCTCGATCGCCGGGCTGCCGGCGGCGGCGATGCGGTACACCGAGGCCCGGCTGTCGCCGATCGCGGCGCTGATGCTCGACGACCTCGATCTCGACACGGTCGATTTCGTCCCGTCGTACGACGAGCGCAACACCGAACCGGTGGTCCTCCCTTCGTCGTTTCCCAACCTCCTCGTCAACGGAGCGGGGGGAATCGCCGTCGGGATGGCGACGAGCATTCCCCCGCACAACCTCGGCGAAATCTGCCGGGCCTTGGTGGCGCTGATCGACAGTCCCGGCGTGTCGATGGCCGAGCTGCTGGAGATCGTCCCCGGGCCCGATTTTCCCACCGGTGGGATCGTGATGGGGCGCGAGGCCCTTGTCCGCGGCTACCTCACCGGCCGGAGCACGATCACGCTCCGTGCCCGGGCCCGGGTCGAGGAGTTCGGCAAGAACCGCCACCGGATCGTCGTCGCGGAGATCCCCTACCAGCAGACGCGCGACGCCATCGAGGAGAAGATCGCCGAGCTGGTCAACGACGACCGTATCAAGGGAATCTCGGCGATCCGCAACGAGAGCGATCTCAAGGAGCCGGTCCGGCTGATCCTCGAGCTGAAGCGCGATGCCGATCCCGACGTCGTCCTCAACCAGCTGTACCAGTTCTCGCCGCTGCAGACGTCGTTCTCGTTGATCTTCCTGGCGCTGGTCGACGGCAAGCCACGGATCCTGTCCTTCAAGAACATGCTGGAGGAGTTCCTCCGCCACCGGATCACGGTCATCCGCCGGCGGACCCAGCATCTCCTCCAGAAGGCGCGGTCGCGCAAGCACGTTCTCGAGGGGCTGCTCGTCGCCCTGGCGAACATCGACGAGGTGATCCGCATCATCCGCAGTTCGCGGTCGCAGGCCGAGGCCAAGGAGCGGCTCTGTGGGCTCGAGGCACCGGCGGCGCTGCTCCGCCAGGCGTTGGGTGACGAGGGCTTCGCGCTGCTCCAGGAGGAGCGCGGCCAGAGCGAGAGCTACGGCCTGACGCCGGTCCAGGCCGACGCGATCCTCCGCCTCACGCTCGGGCAGCTGGTCAATCTGGAGCAGGAGAAACTCGCCGGCGAACACCGTGAGCTGCTCTCTCGGATCGGTGAGTTCCGTCGGCTGCTCGCCGGCGACGCGGGGATCCGCGCGGTGATCCGTCAGGAGTTGCTCGACCTCGCCGCCAAGCACGCCGACGAGCGGCGTACCGAGATCAGCGGCGAGGCGGGCGACATCCGCGACATGGCGGAGCTGATCACCGAGGCGACGATGGTCGTCACCATCAGCCGCGCCGGGTACGTGAAGCGGACCGCCGCCGACACCTACCGGGCGCAGCGGCGCGGCGGCAAGGGGCTGACCGGCGCCCGCACCGACGAGGAGGACCCGATCGAGCACCTGTTCGTGGCCAGCACCCACGACTGGCTGCTGGTCTTCACGACGCTCGGGAAGGTGTTCTCGATGCGCGTCTTCGAACTGCCGGAACTGGCCCGCGATGCCAAGGGACGGGCGCTGGTGAACCTCCTCGAATTCGAGTCGGGGGAGCGCGTGGCCGATTGCCGTGCCGTCGCCGACTTCGAGGACCGCGAGCAATACCTGCTGCTGGCGACCCGTGCCGGGATGGTCAAGAAGACGGCGCTCGAGCAGTACCGCCGCCGCCGCACGAAAGGACTGATCGCCGTCAAGCTGCGCGAGGGGGACGAGCTCGTCGACGCCGTCGTCACGCGACCGGGAGACGAATTGATCCTCGCCACCGCCAAAGGGATGGCGATCCGCTTCCCCGAGGGTGACGCCCGGCCGATGGGGCGCGACACCAGCGGGGTCCGGGGCATCAAGCTCGGCTCCGGCGACCGCGTGGTCGGGATGGTGGTCGCCGATCCCAATGCCACGCTGTTGACGGTCTGCGGCAACGGCTACGGCAAACGCACTCCGTTCGGTGCCGGCACGCCGCTGGCCGGGCCCGGCCCCGCCGAAGACGGCGGGGCCGACGTCGAGCCGCCGGAAACGGAGGCCGAGGAGGCCGAAGCGGAGGGGGGGGACGGCGACGGTGGATCGAGCGGCATGCGGTACCGCACGCAGCACCGCGGCGGCAAAGGTGTCCGCGACATCAAGGCTACCAGCCGCAACGGCGAGGTGGTGTCGATCGTGTCGGTCGGCGACGACGACCAGGTGCTGATGATGACCGCCCGGGGGAAGATCCAGCGGGTCAACGTCCGGGAGATCAAGTCGATCGGACGGAACACGCAGGGGGTGCGGATCATGCGCCTCGACGAGGGTGACAGCCTCGCGGCTGTCGTGCCGGTGCCGCCCGGTGAGCAGGACGAGTCGATGGAAGACGGCGGTGACGGGTCGGTCGCTCCCTCACCGGAGGCCTGA
- a CDS encoding UDP-glucose/GDP-mannose dehydrogenase family protein — protein MRIAVVGTGYVGLVTGTCFASSGNNVTCIDINADKVALLRRGEIPIYEPGLADLVERNSRAGRLTFTTDTASAVAAAEIVFLAVGTPPAADGSADLTALWSVVDSIAPHLRPEAIVVTKSTVPVGTCAGIERRLRQRTGRDCRVASNPEFLKEGAAIDDFQKPDRVVVGVRSAEVGETLRALYAPFLRTDNPFLAMSPESSEMTKYVANALLATKISFINEVANLCERMEADIDDVRRGIGHDSRIGFAFLFPGAGYGGSCFPKDVQALAAMARDKGIEPRILAAVHETNLAQKQVLGEKVVRHFGNRLSDRAIAIWGLAFKPRTDDIRDAPAIDLIERLLAGGARLTVFDSVAMANVKAIYGDRLRYAPGPLEALDGAECLVIVTEWGDFRRPDFDDMARRMKHRVIIDGRNLYSPADMRARGFAYEAIGKQPVTGPASG, from the coding sequence ATGAGGATCGCGGTCGTCGGCACGGGATATGTCGGGCTCGTCACGGGAACCTGTTTCGCCAGCAGCGGCAACAACGTCACCTGCATCGACATCAACGCCGACAAGGTGGCGTTGCTCCGCCGCGGCGAGATCCCGATCTACGAGCCCGGGTTGGCGGATCTCGTCGAACGCAACTCCCGGGCAGGGCGACTCACCTTCACCACCGACACCGCCTCCGCCGTCGCCGCCGCGGAGATCGTGTTCCTCGCCGTCGGCACACCCCCCGCGGCCGACGGATCGGCCGATCTGACCGCCCTCTGGAGCGTCGTCGATTCGATCGCGCCCCACCTCCGGCCGGAGGCGATCGTCGTCACCAAGAGCACCGTGCCGGTCGGGACGTGTGCCGGCATCGAACGGCGCTTGCGGCAGCGGACGGGACGCGACTGCCGCGTGGCCAGCAACCCCGAGTTCCTCAAGGAGGGGGCGGCGATCGACGACTTTCAGAAGCCCGACCGTGTGGTCGTCGGCGTCCGCTCGGCCGAGGTCGGCGAAACGCTCCGTGCCCTCTACGCCCCGTTCCTCCGGACAGACAACCCGTTTCTCGCGATGTCGCCCGAGAGTTCCGAGATGACGAAGTACGTCGCCAACGCGCTGTTGGCGACGAAGATCAGTTTCATCAACGAAGTCGCCAATCTCTGCGAGCGCATGGAGGCCGACATCGACGACGTCCGGCGCGGGATCGGCCACGACAGCCGGATCGGCTTCGCCTTTCTGTTCCCTGGCGCCGGTTATGGCGGCAGTTGCTTCCCCAAGGATGTCCAAGCCCTCGCGGCGATGGCCCGCGACAAGGGCATCGAGCCGCGGATCCTCGCGGCGGTCCACGAGACCAACCTCGCCCAGAAGCAGGTCCTCGGCGAGAAGGTCGTCAGGCACTTCGGCAACAGGCTCAGCGACCGGGCGATCGCCATCTGGGGGTTGGCGTTCAAGCCGCGCACCGACGACATCCGCGATGCCCCGGCGATCGATCTCATCGAACGGCTCCTTGCCGGCGGCGCGCGGCTGACGGTCTTCGATTCCGTGGCGATGGCCAACGTGAAGGCGATCTACGGCGATCGTCTCCGCTACGCGCCGGGCCCCCTCGAGGCCCTCGACGGGGCGGAGTGCCTCGTGATCGTCACCGAGTGGGGTGATTTCCGCCGGCCTGATTTCGACGACATGGCACGGCGGATGAAGCACCGTGTGATCATCGACGGTCGCAACCTCTACTCCCCCGCCGACATGCGCGCCCGCGGCTTCGCCTACGAGGCGATCGGGAAGCAGCCGGTGACCGGTCCGGCCTCTGGCTGA
- the tgt gene encoding tRNA guanosine(34) transglycosylase Tgt — protein sequence MGPVHLRIEATSARARAGVLSTPHGVVPTPLFMPVGTAATVKGVDIGRVTETGAGMVLANTYHLHLRPGEEIVAAAGGLARFMGWRGPTLTDSGGFQVFSLARQVRVTDAGAVFRSHVDGRAIDLTPEEAVRIQEALGADIIMQLDHVIALPADHGVVADAMRRSLHWAERCRAAKRRADQALFGIVQGGLEADLRAESAARLRDLDLPGYAVGGLSVGEGPEAMRTTLAATVPHLPADRPRYLMGVGKPADIVAAVAAGIDMFDCVLPTRCGRNALAFTSHGEIRLRNARHTRDEQPIEEDCPCAACRHGRGYLRHLFQAGEMLGPILLSIHNLTFYQRLVARLRGAIVADRFEAEHDRLLSLLEPGGAGEPNTAG from the coding sequence ATGGGCCCTGTTCACCTCCGGATCGAAGCCACGTCCGCTCGCGCCCGGGCGGGTGTGCTCTCGACGCCGCACGGCGTCGTCCCGACGCCGCTGTTCATGCCGGTGGGCACCGCCGCCACGGTGAAGGGGGTCGACATCGGCCGCGTCACCGAGACCGGCGCCGGCATGGTCCTGGCCAACACCTACCACCTCCACCTCCGCCCGGGCGAAGAGATCGTCGCCGCTGCCGGCGGCCTGGCGCGGTTCATGGGCTGGCGTGGCCCGACACTGACCGACAGCGGCGGTTTCCAGGTGTTCAGCCTGGCGCGCCAGGTGCGGGTGACCGATGCCGGTGCCGTGTTCCGCTCACACGTCGACGGACGGGCGATCGACCTGACTCCCGAAGAGGCCGTCCGCATCCAGGAGGCGCTCGGCGCCGACATCATCATGCAGCTCGACCACGTGATCGCGCTGCCTGCCGACCACGGGGTGGTGGCCGACGCGATGCGCCGTTCACTGCACTGGGCCGAGCGCTGCCGCGCCGCCAAACGCCGCGCCGATCAAGCGCTGTTCGGGATCGTCCAGGGGGGCCTGGAGGCCGACCTCCGTGCCGAGAGCGCCGCCCGCCTCCGTGACCTCGACCTCCCCGGATACGCCGTCGGCGGCCTGTCGGTCGGGGAGGGCCCGGAGGCGATGCGCACGACGCTCGCGGCGACGGTGCCCCACCTTCCCGCGGACCGCCCGCGCTATCTGATGGGGGTCGGCAAACCGGCCGACATCGTGGCCGCCGTCGCCGCCGGGATCGACATGTTCGATTGCGTACTGCCGACGCGCTGCGGCCGCAATGCCCTGGCGTTCACGTCCCACGGCGAGATCAGGCTGCGCAACGCCCGCCACACACGCGACGAGCAGCCGATCGAGGAAGACTGCCCGTGCGCCGCTTGCCGCCACGGGCGCGGCTACCTGCGGCACCTGTTCCAAGCCGGCGAGATGCTCGGCCCGATCCTCCTGTCGATCCACAACCTGACCTTCTACCAGCGGCTCGTCGCCCGGTTACGGGGGGCGATCGTCGCCGACCGGTTCGAGGCGGAGCACGACCGGCTGCTCTCCCTCCTCGAGCCCGGTGGGGCCGGTGAGCCCAACACGGCGGGGTGA
- a CDS encoding glycosyltransferase family 2 protein, whose protein sequence is MTITPFCGDSPPPRRPVPRLSVVIPCHNEAAVVATTHRRLVAVLEGAGLEFEVVYVDDGSRDETLERLEWIAAADPRARVIELSRNFGQQAAMSAGLAETTGDAVVLIDADLQDPPEVIPEMVAMWRDGADVAYGRRRSRDGETRFKLLTAALFHRLLSRAVPHPIPVDTGDFKLLDRAVVDTIVALPERRRYLRTMVAWTGFRHEAVWYDRHARAAGTTNYSPLKLARLAGDALVLSSDLPMRMTWVLVGGLVTVATVAAVTAATAPPGPPGVAALLAVAAGVAAAPTAAVALVGEYVVRTYREAQHRPAWIVRRRLGRGLGAARGGPPRSAAA, encoded by the coding sequence ATGACGATCACACCGTTCTGCGGCGACTCCCCACCGCCCCGGCGGCCCGTGCCACGGCTGTCGGTCGTGATCCCCTGCCACAACGAGGCGGCGGTCGTCGCGACCACGCATCGCCGTCTCGTCGCGGTCCTCGAGGGGGCGGGGCTCGAGTTCGAGGTGGTGTATGTCGACGACGGCAGTCGCGACGAGACGCTCGAGCGACTCGAATGGATCGCGGCCGCCGATCCCCGCGCCCGGGTGATCGAACTGTCGCGCAATTTCGGCCAGCAGGCGGCGATGTCGGCGGGACTGGCGGAGACCACCGGCGACGCCGTCGTGCTCATCGATGCCGACCTCCAGGACCCCCCGGAGGTGATTCCCGAGATGGTGGCCATGTGGCGCGACGGTGCCGACGTCGCCTACGGGCGGCGCCGCTCGCGCGACGGTGAGACGCGTTTCAAGCTGCTCACCGCGGCCCTGTTCCACCGCCTCCTGTCGCGGGCGGTACCCCATCCGATCCCGGTCGACACCGGCGACTTCAAGCTGCTCGACCGGGCGGTCGTCGACACGATCGTCGCCCTGCCCGAGCGGCGGCGCTACCTGCGGACGATGGTCGCCTGGACGGGCTTCCGGCACGAGGCGGTGTGGTACGACCGCCACGCCCGGGCCGCCGGCACCACCAATTACTCGCCTCTCAAACTCGCCCGGCTCGCCGGCGACGCTTTGGTGCTGTCGTCAGACCTGCCGATGCGGATGACCTGGGTCCTCGTCGGCGGACTGGTCACGGTCGCGACGGTGGCGGCCGTCACCGCCGCCACGGCACCGCCCGGACCTCCCGGCGTGGCAGCGCTGCTGGCCGTCGCCGCCGGCGTGGCCGCCGCGCCGACCGCCGCGGTGGCTCTCGTCGGGGAGTACGTCGTCCGCACCTACCGCGAGGCACAGCACCGTCCGGCTTGGATCGTGCGCCGGAGGCTCGGCCGCGGTCTGGGCGCGGCCCGCGGCGGCCCACCCCGCTCCGCCGCCGCCTGA
- a CDS encoding glycosyltransferase family 39 protein, with protein MPPERFHGPIVAAIAAVVLLVNIGGVALHDEDEPRNAACSRAMAARGDWVVPSFNGQMRLDKPALVNWLHLAGYAVAGPNETGARLGGAILSVGTCLLTWAIGRRLHGAAVGFLAGCAMASAAWTGIAGRAATPDAPLTFFTTLALALFVGGIGGAGRPTISRRRAMGIGAACGGALLTKGPIGLLFPLAALVGCGLLLGAGTSGRPGVRDRVAGVVAIRPGWIVAAALVVAAPWYVWVSLRTDGAWLKGFLLIHNLRRFTQPMEGHSGSWLYYPAVVAVTFFPWSIVLAATLSRACVLSWRPADHRHAATVISTVWVATWVLALSAAATKLPGYVWPAFPALAVLTAAFLHDWFQDDLPGFGRRAEGALLPDRTMAVAWTILLVAGLGIAVAPWLAGDRLPDTARWLAVPALACTAGAVAAWWWQRRGRRDRSLATLALTAAAFTGIIAAAGPTAVQSGAAGPRHLATLLAPPATDDAWVSVGTVPASVVFYTGATIREVESIAAAADHLRRHPAGMVFAARDNARDLAPLLGPDHVVVHRVPLPFADELVVVARRASAETIAACEPPSQP; from the coding sequence ATGCCCCCCGAACGCTTCCACGGTCCGATCGTCGCCGCCATCGCCGCCGTGGTGTTGCTCGTCAACATCGGGGGCGTCGCGCTCCACGACGAGGACGAGCCACGCAACGCCGCCTGCTCGCGGGCCATGGCCGCGCGCGGCGATTGGGTGGTGCCGTCGTTCAACGGCCAGATGCGCCTCGACAAGCCGGCGCTGGTCAACTGGCTGCACCTGGCCGGCTACGCTGTCGCCGGGCCGAACGAGACCGGCGCCCGCCTCGGCGGGGCGATCCTCTCGGTGGGGACCTGCCTGTTGACCTGGGCGATCGGCCGCCGTCTCCACGGCGCCGCCGTCGGGTTCCTCGCCGGATGCGCGATGGCCAGTGCCGCCTGGACCGGGATCGCGGGCCGGGCCGCCACGCCCGATGCACCGCTGACGTTCTTCACGACCCTGGCGCTGGCGCTGTTCGTCGGCGGCATCGGCGGCGCCGGTCGGCCGACGATCTCACGACGCCGGGCCATGGGGATCGGCGCGGCGTGCGGCGGCGCGCTGCTGACGAAGGGCCCGATCGGGCTGCTGTTCCCCCTCGCGGCGCTGGTCGGCTGCGGTCTGCTGCTGGGCGCCGGCACGTCCGGTCGGCCAGGTGTGCGTGATCGTGTCGCCGGCGTCGTCGCGATCCGTCCGGGGTGGATCGTCGCCGCCGCACTGGTGGTGGCGGCACCGTGGTACGTCTGGGTCAGCCTCCGCACCGACGGCGCGTGGCTCAAGGGCTTCCTGCTGATCCACAACCTGCGCCGGTTCACACAGCCGATGGAGGGGCACTCGGGCTCCTGGCTCTACTACCCCGCCGTCGTCGCCGTGACTTTTTTCCCCTGGTCGATCGTGCTGGCCGCGACGCTGTCGCGCGCCTGCGTGCTCTCCTGGCGGCCGGCCGATCACCGCCATGCCGCGACCGTGATCTCCACGGTCTGGGTGGCGACCTGGGTGCTCGCCCTGTCGGCGGCCGCGACCAAGCTGCCGGGCTACGTGTGGCCGGCGTTTCCCGCCCTGGCAGTGCTCACCGCCGCCTTCCTCCACGACTGGTTCCAGGACGACCTGCCCGGCTTCGGCCGCCGGGCCGAAGGGGCGCTGCTTCCAGACCGGACGATGGCGGTGGCCTGGACGATCCTCCTCGTCGCCGGCCTGGGCATCGCGGTCGCCCCGTGGCTGGCGGGGGACCGCCTCCCCGACACGGCGCGCTGGCTGGCGGTCCCGGCACTGGCCTGCACCGCGGGGGCGGTGGCGGCGTGGTGGTGGCAGCGCCGCGGGCGACGCGATCGATCGCTGGCGACACTCGCGCTGACGGCCGCGGCGTTCACCGGCATCATCGCCGCCGCCGGGCCGACCGCCGTCCAGTCCGGCGCGGCCGGACCTCGTCATCTCGCGACGCTGCTCGCCCCCCCGGCGACCGACGATGCCTGGGTCTCGGTCGGGACCGTGCCGGCGAGCGTCGTGTTCTACACCGGGGCGACGATCCGCGAGGTCGAGTCGATCGCGGCCGCCGCCGATCACCTCCGGCGGCATCCGGCCGGAATGGTGTTCGCCGCCCGGGACAACGCCCGGGATCTCGCGCCGCTCCTCGGGCCGGACCACGTCGTCGTCCATCGGGTACCCCTGCCGTTCGCCGACGAACTCGTCGTCGTCGCACGGCGCGCCAGCGCGGAGACCATCGCGGCATGCGAGCCACCCAGCCAGCCCTGA
- a CDS encoding phospholipid carrier-dependent glycosyltransferase, whose protein sequence is MRATQPALKPTAADAWLSPHVASAIVVVAACASLAAGFAPMPLWDEDEPRFAAIARGMLDSGDWVVPRFNDTLAVDKPVLMHWCMAAAAALLGPDERVARLPAALATLLAALALHRAGSRWFSPAVGVTAALAFVGCLLVGIEAHAATPDAILTAATAWATVLAAEPLVGGATRIGVARALLVGALCGLAVLCKGPIGFVGPAAVVGTWAWAARTACHVPDGGRPGLGALVAGAGDALRSLSPLAIVVGTLAVAAPWYVAVAIRTGGEWPAGFFLVHNIGRFAAPMENHQGGLLFHVVGLLIGFFPWSSFLPLAVVLAGWRVVRGGDSPGRRRALGLALVWLAVWMIGFSLAATKLPNYVLPAYPAAALIVAAIAVDACARVGWPHPRWLLAGTASLAFGGLATAVTVLVAARYGLAGSEAVAVVGLIPVVGAALCLGLARRSPGQALAALTLTGLIYTPLAVGPAAARIAAANELPGLVAAAHRHAGGRARLGTYPQNTPAIVYYAGDTVREWPSNAAARAAGFLGSGPDAVLVVPAGRLAALERWLPPGTAVVARARPLFKDEDFVAVGTVRAGATAVGSTSRRLER, encoded by the coding sequence ATGCGAGCCACCCAGCCAGCCCTGAAACCGACCGCTGCCGACGCCTGGCTGAGTCCCCACGTGGCGTCGGCGATCGTCGTCGTCGCGGCCTGCGCCAGCCTGGCCGCCGGCTTCGCGCCGATGCCGTTGTGGGACGAGGACGAGCCGCGGTTCGCGGCGATCGCCCGGGGCATGCTCGACTCCGGTGACTGGGTCGTACCCCGGTTCAACGACACGCTCGCCGTCGACAAGCCCGTCCTCATGCACTGGTGCATGGCGGCGGCGGCGGCGCTGCTGGGCCCCGACGAGCGCGTCGCCCGTCTGCCGGCCGCGCTGGCCACTCTGTTGGCAGCGCTGGCGCTCCACCGCGCCGGGAGCCGGTGGTTCTCACCGGCCGTTGGCGTGACCGCCGCACTGGCCTTCGTCGGATGCCTGCTGGTGGGGATCGAGGCCCATGCCGCGACCCCCGACGCGATCCTCACCGCCGCCACCGCCTGGGCGACGGTGCTCGCGGCCGAACCACTCGTCGGTGGAGCGACGAGGATCGGCGTGGCGCGGGCACTGCTCGTCGGTGCGCTGTGCGGTCTGGCCGTGCTCTGCAAGGGGCCGATCGGCTTCGTCGGGCCGGCCGCGGTGGTCGGGACGTGGGCCTGGGCGGCGCGGACGGCGTGCCATGTGCCCGACGGCGGGCGTCCGGGCCTCGGGGCGCTCGTCGCTGGCGCCGGCGACGCGCTGCGGTCCCTCAGCCCACTGGCGATCGTGGTCGGCACGCTGGCGGTCGCCGCTCCGTGGTACGTCGCCGTCGCGATCCGCACCGGCGGGGAATGGCCGGCGGGCTTCTTCCTCGTCCACAACATCGGCCGGTTCGCCGCGCCGATGGAGAACCACCAGGGGGGACTGCTGTTCCACGTCGTCGGTCTGTTGATCGGATTCTTCCCGTGGTCGTCGTTCCTGCCGCTGGCCGTCGTCCTCGCCGGTTGGCGCGTCGTCCGCGGCGGCGACTCGCCCGGCCGGCGCCGGGCGCTCGGCCTGGCCCTCGTCTGGCTGGCGGTGTGGATGATCGGCTTCTCGCTGGCGGCGACGAAACTCCCCAACTACGTCCTCCCCGCCTACCCGGCGGCGGCGCTGATCGTGGCGGCGATCGCCGTCGACGCCTGCGCGCGTGTCGGTTGGCCCCACCCGCGGTGGCTGCTCGCCGGCACCGCCAGTCTCGCGTTCGGGGGTCTGGCGACGGCCGTCACCGTGCTCGTCGCCGCGCGCTACGGACTGGCAGGGAGCGAGGCGGTGGCGGTCGTGGGGCTGATCCCGGTCGTCGGGGCGGCGCTGTGCCTCGGCCTGGCGCGCCGGTCGCCAGGGCAGGCACTGGCGGCGCTCACGCTCACCGGACTGATCTACACGCCCCTGGCCGTCGGCCCCGCCGCGGCGCGGATCGCAGCCGCCAACGAACTTCCCGGTCTCGTGGCCGCCGCCCACCGGCATGCCGGCGGCCGGGCGCGGCTCGGGACCTATCCGCAGAACACGCCGGCGATCGTGTATTACGCCGGCGACACCGTCAGGGAATGGCCGTCCAACGCCGCGGCGCGGGCAGCAGGCTTCCTCGGCAGCGGCCCCGACGCGGTCCTCGTCGTGCCCGCCGGGCGGCTGGCGGCCCTCGAGCGCTGGCTGCCGCCGGGCACGGCGGTGGTGGCGCGGGCCCGGCCGCTGTTCAAGGACGAGGATTTCGTCGCCGTCGGTACGGTGCGAGCGGGTGCGACCGCCGTGGGAAGCACGTCCCGGAGGCTCGAACGATGA